One segment of Paenibacillus rhizovicinus DNA contains the following:
- a CDS encoding phytanoyl-CoA dioxygenase family protein yields the protein MKDQSTELSLYSEFFRNNGYVLVKNAVPKALCDKAISRMFAFMGQSPDDRDGWYEPAAGMDGYFEDQERGMLPFFHDQSLWDIRMYPRVYDIFAELLGERKLWVSLDRVNMKLPKRENKGQLNANFIHWDTDTSNLKFPLTIPSGGLQGVLYLADTFADQGGFQCVPDIFRDLEGYIKRQPANRDPRVPDITGYDVMPIPGEAGDLLIWDVLLPHGNGENLSDDIRFAQYITMHPAPPVSHAKSRIDSWRNYSSTFLPEDPRGWERTHNDGPAQLTELGWKLLGIDSW from the coding sequence ATGAAGGATCAATCGACGGAATTAAGCTTGTACTCGGAGTTTTTTCGCAACAACGGTTACGTGCTCGTGAAGAACGCCGTACCGAAGGCGTTATGCGACAAGGCGATTAGCCGGATGTTCGCGTTCATGGGGCAGTCGCCGGACGATCGCGACGGCTGGTACGAGCCCGCTGCGGGCATGGACGGTTATTTCGAAGACCAGGAGCGGGGCATGCTGCCATTCTTCCACGATCAAAGCTTGTGGGACATTCGGATGTATCCTCGCGTTTACGATATATTCGCGGAGCTGCTGGGGGAGCGCAAGCTATGGGTGTCGCTCGACCGGGTCAACATGAAGCTGCCGAAGCGGGAAAACAAAGGGCAGCTGAATGCCAACTTCATTCACTGGGATACGGATACGTCCAACCTGAAGTTTCCGCTGACGATTCCTTCCGGAGGCCTGCAAGGCGTGCTCTATCTGGCGGATACGTTCGCCGATCAGGGAGGGTTCCAATGCGTGCCGGACATCTTCCGCGACTTGGAGGGTTATATAAAGCGCCAGCCGGCGAACCGGGATCCCCGCGTGCCGGACATTACCGGCTACGATGTCATGCCGATTCCGGGCGAAGCGGGCGACCTGCTGATCTGGGACGTGCTGCTGCCGCACGGCAACGGGGAGAATCTCTCGGACGATATCCGGTTCGCGCAGTACATAACGATGCATCCGGCTCCGCCCGTCAGTCATGCCAAGTCCCGAATCGATTCGTGGCGCAACTACAGCTCGACCTTCCTGCCTGAGGATCCGAGAGGCTGGGAGCGAACCCATAATGACGGCCCGGCGCAATTAACCGAATTGGGCTGGAAGCTGCTCGGCATCGACAGCTGGTAA
- a CDS encoding ABC transporter permease, whose translation MQQVATRRPRRLRRSGQSVLYWMALPGILFFLVFNYLPMLGVIIAFKNYNFRDGIFGSPWSGFANFEFFFTSPDLFRVTYNTLFLNVLFIVSGTIASVGTAILLNEIRSKVSGRIFQTFIFFPYFISWIVVSLFLGTFLATDRGIIDSVLVHFGFDRVDFMNSPGLWPAILVLVYLWKSTGYGVVVYLAAITGVNPEYYEAARIDGANRFQQIVRILLPQLRPTILVLLILAVGRIFYGDFGMIYALVGDNGQLYSTTDVIDTYVFRSMRTLGDMGMTSAVGLYQSFMGLIMIVAANWISRKMSDEKKGVLY comes from the coding sequence ATGCAGCAGGTCGCAACGAGGCGGCCGCGCCGTTTGCGCCGATCCGGTCAAAGCGTGCTCTATTGGATGGCGCTGCCCGGAATATTGTTCTTTCTCGTATTCAATTACTTGCCGATGCTCGGAGTCATCATCGCTTTCAAAAACTACAATTTCAGGGACGGGATCTTCGGAAGCCCCTGGTCGGGATTCGCGAACTTCGAATTCTTCTTCACGTCGCCCGATCTGTTCCGGGTCACCTACAACACGCTATTCCTGAATGTATTGTTCATTGTAAGCGGGACCATCGCATCCGTCGGCACGGCCATTCTATTGAACGAAATCCGGAGCAAAGTGAGCGGACGCATCTTTCAAACGTTTATTTTCTTCCCGTACTTTATTTCCTGGATCGTCGTATCGCTCTTCCTCGGCACGTTCCTGGCGACGGACAGAGGAATCATCGACAGCGTGCTCGTGCATTTCGGCTTCGATCGCGTCGATTTCATGAACAGCCCCGGGCTGTGGCCGGCGATTCTGGTGCTGGTCTATCTGTGGAAGTCGACCGGATACGGCGTCGTCGTCTATCTGGCCGCGATTACCGGCGTGAACCCGGAGTATTACGAAGCGGCCCGCATCGACGGAGCGAACCGGTTTCAGCAGATTGTCCGCATTCTGCTGCCGCAGCTGCGGCCAACCATCCTGGTGCTGCTGATCTTGGCCGTAGGCCGGATTTTCTACGGGGACTTCGGCATGATCTACGCGCTTGTCGGGGATAACGGACAGCTGTACTCCACGACGGACGTTATCGATACGTACGTGTTCCGTTCGATGAGAACGCTCGGCGACATGGGCATGACCTCGGCCGTCGGTCTCTACCAATCGTTCATGGGATTAATCATGATCGTCGCCGCGAATTGGATTTCCAGAAAGATGAGCGACGAGAAGAAAGGCGTTCTCTATTAA
- a CDS encoding carbohydrate ABC transporter permease → MVEHKTFGFRLFNVINYFFFSVLGVICLVPFLIVLGSSFESEPNLKANGFALIPKHFTVFAYQTVFQLNAVMQSFLVSITVTVLGTLMALLVTSLLAYPLAQREMRFRGAILGFVLLTMLFSGGLVPWYILITKYLHLKDTLWVLIVPYLVNPFNMFVLKSFFETIPKEIVESARMDGAGYLRTFTSIIIPLSTPGLATIGLFYALNYWNDWWLSLNFIESDHLVPVQLLLKKMISNLTFISSQVDTSKFIQVPANGVQMATTIISIGPIILVYPYIQRYFVKGLTIGSIKG, encoded by the coding sequence ATGGTTGAACACAAGACATTCGGCTTCCGCCTCTTTAACGTCATCAACTATTTCTTCTTCAGCGTGCTTGGCGTGATCTGCTTGGTTCCGTTCCTGATCGTGCTCGGAAGCTCGTTCGAATCGGAACCGAATTTGAAGGCCAACGGGTTTGCGCTGATTCCGAAGCATTTCACGGTATTCGCGTATCAAACCGTCTTTCAATTGAACGCGGTCATGCAGTCGTTCCTGGTCAGCATTACGGTGACCGTGCTCGGCACGCTGATGGCGCTCTTGGTCACCAGCCTGCTCGCTTATCCGCTGGCGCAGCGGGAGATGCGGTTTCGCGGCGCGATCCTGGGCTTCGTGCTGCTGACGATGCTGTTCAGCGGCGGCCTCGTGCCCTGGTACATTCTCATCACGAAGTATTTGCATCTGAAAGATACGCTGTGGGTGCTGATCGTTCCGTACCTCGTGAATCCGTTCAATATGTTCGTGCTCAAAAGCTTCTTCGAGACGATTCCGAAGGAAATCGTCGAATCGGCCAGAATGGACGGCGCCGGCTATCTGCGCACCTTCACGAGCATCATTATCCCGTTGTCGACCCCGGGTCTGGCGACGATCGGCTTGTTCTACGCGCTCAACTACTGGAACGATTGGTGGCTGTCGCTGAATTTTATCGAATCCGACCATCTCGTGCCCGTGCAGCTGCTGCTGAAGAAGATGATTTCGAACTTGACCTTTATTTCCAGCCAGGTCGATACGTCCAAGTTCATTCAAGTGCCGGCCAACGGCGTGCAGATGGCGACGACGATCATTTCGATCGGCCCGATTATCCTGGTTTACCCGTATATTCAGCGCTACTTCGTAAAGGGACTTACGATCGGCAGCATTAAAGGATGA
- a CDS encoding DUF3502 domain-containing protein translates to MSKRLSKLTLLAAAVTLIAAGCSSNNGNNGNGSNTGNKESGTNAAANNGSTSNGANASKNANTGTDGNAAAADTAQPEKLDQVSLKLILPGDKPQRYDEVMKALNEKLTDKIQATLSIQYIPWDSYKDQILVKLAAGEDFDFFYDGWWQNYAQVLSKNGAMDITDLFEKDAPDLYNGLTADYIDTNKYNGKIYGIPVPGPLEYPQVYTYRADLADKYGFTADSFKSIDDITAFTKKVMAADKTRIGGRFNGEYTGSYQSIAFLGTQREFIPSNDFNSPGMLLNNEPKVINQFESQQYKDYLKWAKMNWDEGLVDRDSLFSKSTVTTDANTDVSTIGGIGNAPEGWLGDRSEALSKIEAGARVDAVFMEKGTKMVSSFKAGNFTVLSPSSKNPDRVLKFLNLIYADKEIRDMYLYGIEGKDFIAVGDDQYKYPDGLDATKTFNNQWWMVTPWKNTRLSANATETDKSSIAYITDPNNFVKSVIAGFEFNPDAVKSEISKVSAVVAEYRKILESGSGTQAQQDSKYAEFLAKLKKAGVDNIIAEKQRQIDAFLKK, encoded by the coding sequence ATGAGCAAGCGTCTCTCCAAACTTACGCTGCTCGCAGCGGCGGTCACGCTCATAGCCGCAGGCTGCTCGAGCAACAACGGCAATAACGGCAATGGCAGCAACACCGGCAATAAGGAATCCGGCACGAATGCGGCGGCGAACAACGGAAGCACGAGCAATGGTGCGAACGCATCCAAGAATGCGAATACGGGGACGGACGGAAACGCGGCGGCAGCCGATACCGCGCAGCCCGAGAAGCTGGACCAAGTCAGCTTGAAGCTGATTTTGCCGGGCGACAAGCCGCAGCGTTACGACGAAGTCATGAAAGCGCTCAACGAGAAACTAACCGACAAAATCCAAGCGACCTTAAGCATCCAATACATTCCGTGGGACAGCTACAAAGATCAAATTCTGGTGAAGCTGGCCGCCGGCGAGGACTTCGACTTCTTCTATGACGGCTGGTGGCAGAACTACGCCCAGGTGCTGAGCAAGAACGGCGCCATGGACATTACGGATCTCTTCGAGAAGGACGCGCCGGACCTGTACAACGGATTGACGGCCGATTACATCGATACGAACAAATATAACGGCAAGATCTACGGCATTCCGGTTCCGGGCCCGCTTGAATATCCGCAGGTCTACACGTACCGGGCCGATCTGGCGGACAAATACGGGTTCACGGCAGACAGCTTCAAGTCGATCGACGACATTACCGCGTTCACCAAGAAAGTCATGGCTGCGGATAAAACGAGAATCGGCGGCCGGTTCAACGGCGAGTACACGGGCAGCTACCAATCGATCGCCTTCCTGGGCACGCAGCGGGAATTCATCCCGAGCAACGATTTCAATTCCCCGGGCATGCTCCTTAACAACGAGCCGAAGGTCATCAACCAGTTCGAAAGCCAGCAATACAAGGACTACCTGAAGTGGGCGAAAATGAACTGGGACGAGGGGCTTGTCGACCGGGATTCCCTCTTCAGCAAATCGACGGTGACGACGGATGCCAATACGGACGTGAGCACGATCGGCGGCATCGGCAACGCGCCGGAAGGCTGGCTGGGCGACCGCTCCGAGGCGCTGTCGAAGATCGAAGCCGGCGCCCGCGTGGATGCCGTCTTCATGGAGAAGGGAACGAAGATGGTCAGTTCGTTCAAAGCCGGCAATTTCACGGTGCTCTCCCCGAGCTCCAAGAACCCGGACCGGGTGCTGAAGTTCCTGAACTTGATCTATGCGGACAAAGAAATTCGCGATATGTACCTCTACGGCATCGAAGGCAAGGACTTCATCGCCGTCGGAGACGACCAATACAAGTACCCGGACGGGCTGGACGCAACCAAGACGTTCAACAACCAATGGTGGATGGTTACGCCGTGGAAGAACACGCGCCTGTCGGCTAACGCCACCGAAACGGATAAGTCGTCGATCGCCTACATTACGGACCCGAACAATTTCGTGAAATCCGTCATCGCCGGCTTCGAGTTCAATCCGGATGCGGTGAAATCCGAAATTTCCAAAGTGTCCGCCGTCGTGGCCGAATATCGCAAAATCTTAGAGAGCGGCTCCGGCACGCAAGCGCAGCAGGATTCGAAATACGCCGAGTTTCTAGCCAAGCTGAAAAAAGCCGGCGTCGATAACATCATTGCGGAGAAGCAGCGCCAAATCGACGCATTCTTGAAGAAGTAA
- a CDS encoding DUF5010 domain-containing protein, whose translation MKTRKRMLLSAIAFLLAVPFFMASPDRTTASSAVISETIAFKAQANGMIVTAENAGNDPMLANRTAVGVWEQFVVRDAGDGLYALQANANNKFVSKQANDQLIPTATTIGDNEKFQIIDAGGDNVYLKSNANGLYVTASASSTVPVKATAATAGAAETFERVIVSSPIYSGPHYLGVTFGFSDSTLHGGPYNNQGNHIYNLPLFKGSADESKFWDNYVEELTSAGVDFVAPTIRGYLDPAKAANSGGDTRKLSGLVAAINRRGAGDQLKISALDDTPASMTDKKNAFKHNTGGYDPVFDVGDADGTGEGGYQYIWDHNLRAFFQAVPDNLRFKIDGRPVIYEWGIGDFAFTNQGNGNLKKMIQYVKQQAQAEFGVDPYMIVDQSWLSEDPTVADVVDGVDGWFNVPGGKSVTYFKGRNYGVAVPSFRFVVGSTNMEIDPNHGQTFKDNLHETVPGSLVTLVEGFSDWEENAAMWRGRDGDYDQTHYDYPNQMINILRSYSQNPFPSSMRVEAESADGYSDTTAGNSYGLYRDGDMDVQATTDAGGGWSVDASSGEWLEWKEVPLQGAVALKARVASKTGGKRFRFVIDGIAGPTIKVPNTGGADKYETVNAGTFTFPAGSYHTVRLEFVKGGDFNINYWTN comes from the coding sequence ATGAAAACGAGAAAAAGAATGCTGCTGTCGGCAATCGCATTCTTATTGGCTGTGCCCTTTTTCATGGCTTCCCCGGACCGGACCACCGCTTCGTCGGCCGTCATCAGCGAGACGATCGCGTTCAAAGCGCAGGCGAACGGCATGATCGTCACCGCCGAGAACGCGGGCAACGATCCGATGCTCGCGAACCGCACCGCAGTCGGCGTCTGGGAGCAATTCGTCGTTCGCGATGCGGGCGATGGCCTGTATGCCCTGCAAGCGAACGCGAACAACAAGTTCGTGTCCAAGCAAGCGAACGATCAATTGATTCCGACCGCGACGACGATCGGGGACAACGAGAAGTTCCAAATCATCGACGCCGGCGGCGACAATGTCTATCTCAAGTCGAATGCCAACGGCCTGTATGTCACGGCCTCGGCGTCGTCGACAGTGCCCGTGAAGGCGACCGCTGCGACGGCGGGAGCAGCGGAAACGTTCGAGCGGGTCATCGTGTCCAGCCCGATCTATTCCGGACCGCACTACTTGGGCGTCACGTTCGGATTCTCCGATTCGACGCTGCACGGCGGTCCGTACAATAACCAAGGCAACCATATCTACAACCTGCCCTTGTTCAAAGGCTCGGCGGACGAGTCCAAGTTCTGGGACAATTACGTCGAAGAGCTGACATCGGCAGGCGTTGATTTCGTGGCGCCGACGATCCGCGGCTACCTCGATCCGGCGAAGGCCGCCAACAGCGGCGGCGATACGCGCAAGCTCAGCGGCCTGGTCGCGGCCATTAACCGCAGAGGCGCGGGCGACCAGCTGAAGATCAGCGCGCTCGACGATACGCCGGCTTCGATGACGGACAAGAAGAACGCCTTCAAGCACAACACGGGCGGCTATGATCCGGTGTTCGACGTCGGCGATGCGGACGGAACGGGCGAAGGCGGGTACCAGTACATTTGGGATCATAACCTGCGCGCGTTCTTCCAGGCGGTGCCGGACAACCTGCGGTTCAAGATCGACGGCCGACCGGTTATCTATGAATGGGGCATCGGCGACTTCGCGTTCACGAACCAAGGCAACGGCAATTTGAAGAAAATGATTCAATACGTGAAGCAGCAGGCGCAAGCGGAGTTCGGCGTCGATCCGTATATGATCGTCGACCAGTCCTGGCTGTCGGAAGATCCGACCGTCGCCGACGTGGTGGACGGCGTCGACGGCTGGTTCAACGTGCCGGGCGGCAAGTCGGTTACGTATTTCAAAGGCCGCAATTACGGCGTGGCAGTGCCGTCCTTCCGTTTCGTCGTCGGTTCCACGAACATGGAGATCGACCCGAACCACGGACAGACGTTCAAGGACAATCTGCATGAGACGGTGCCTGGCAGCCTGGTGACGCTCGTGGAAGGCTTCTCCGATTGGGAAGAGAACGCGGCGATGTGGCGGGGGAGAGACGGAGATTACGATCAAACCCACTATGATTATCCGAATCAGATGATCAATATTCTGCGCAGCTACTCGCAGAATCCGTTCCCTTCGAGCATGAGGGTGGAGGCGGAAAGCGCGGACGGCTACTCCGACACGACGGCCGGCAACAGCTACGGCTTGTACAGAGACGGCGATATGGACGTCCAGGCAACGACGGACGCCGGAGGCGGCTGGAGCGTCGACGCGTCTTCGGGCGAGTGGCTGGAGTGGAAGGAAGTTCCGCTGCAAGGCGCGGTTGCCTTGAAAGCGCGCGTCGCTTCGAAGACCGGAGGCAAACGGTTCCGGTTCGTCATCGACGGCATAGCGGGCCCGACGATCAAGGTGCCGAACACCGGCGGCGCGGATAAATACGAGACGGTGAACGCCGGAACATTCACGTTCCCGGCAGGCTCGTACCATACGGTTCGCCTTGAATTCGTCAAAGGCGGCGACTTCAACATCAATTACTGGACGAATTAG
- a CDS encoding TetR/AcrR family transcriptional regulator, whose translation MNETEPVPPRPERRDAAENRQRILQAALELFELHGVAQVSMNQIATEAKIGPGTLYRRYRNKSELCLDLIKDNLVQVFDDIEAYLEENRHASPAVRLRGLIILFMRFREKKSQLLTGVEDATSSPNRPNSRAKSPLYNELHEMCVRLFDEITAAEAGQSPPNSTFKADMLLMALSSDAYLFQRDVRGYSSEQIVEQLCLTFIPSR comes from the coding sequence ATGAACGAGACCGAACCAGTCCCGCCGCGTCCCGAACGCCGCGATGCCGCCGAGAACCGCCAGCGCATCCTGCAGGCGGCGCTCGAGCTGTTCGAGCTGCACGGCGTCGCGCAGGTCAGCATGAATCAAATCGCCACGGAAGCGAAGATCGGTCCGGGGACCCTCTACCGCCGGTATCGCAACAAGAGCGAGCTGTGCCTCGATTTGATTAAGGACAACCTCGTGCAGGTGTTCGACGATATCGAAGCGTATTTGGAGGAGAACCGACATGCTTCCCCAGCAGTCAGACTCCGCGGACTTATCATTCTATTCATGAGGTTCCGCGAGAAGAAATCGCAGCTGCTGACCGGCGTGGAGGACGCAACATCATCCCCCAATCGACCGAACTCGCGCGCGAAGAGCCCGCTGTACAACGAGCTGCACGAGATGTGCGTCAGGCTGTTCGACGAAATTACCGCAGCCGAAGCCGGGCAAAGCCCGCCGAACAGCACGTTCAAGGCCGATATGCTGTTAATGGCGTTAAGCAGCGATGCTTATCTCTTCCAACGGGACGTACGCGGCTATTCGTCCGAACAAATCGTGGAGCAGCTTTGTTTGACTTTCATCCCGTCTCGCTAA
- a CDS encoding cysteine hydrolase family protein codes for MSSFNTTALLVMDLQNGIVSRFADQVAVLEPFRKAVEAARQHNIQVIYVRVAFREGYPEISPNNKSFSAHAGSGGMSESDGATQIHVSVQPRPGEPLVTKRRVSAFSGSDLEVLLRGRQIDTLILSGISTSGVVLSTLREAADKDFRLTVLSDACLDMDPEVHRVLAEKVFPRQAEVLTVDAWINALRNS; via the coding sequence ATGTCATCCTTCAATACTACAGCCCTGCTGGTCATGGATTTGCAGAACGGCATCGTCTCGCGTTTCGCTGATCAGGTAGCGGTGCTTGAGCCGTTTCGCAAGGCTGTGGAAGCCGCCCGTCAACATAACATTCAAGTCATCTATGTGCGAGTCGCATTCCGCGAAGGTTACCCAGAAATCAGTCCGAATAATAAGTCTTTCTCCGCGCACGCCGGTTCCGGCGGCATGAGCGAGTCCGACGGAGCGACGCAAATTCACGTCTCCGTGCAGCCGCGTCCGGGCGAACCGCTCGTCACGAAACGCCGCGTCAGCGCCTTCTCCGGCAGCGACCTCGAGGTCCTGCTGCGCGGCCGCCAAATCGACACGCTGATTCTCAGCGGAATCTCGACGAGCGGCGTCGTGTTGTCGACGCTGCGGGAAGCGGCGGATAAAGACTTCAGGCTTACGGTGCTATCGGATGCTTGCCTCGACATGGATCCCGAAGTTCACCGCGTGCTCGCCGAGAAGGTGTTCCCTCGCCAGGCAGAAGTGCTGACCGTCGATGCTTGGATCAACGCGCTGCGGAATTCCTGA
- a CDS encoding multidrug efflux MFS transporter, translated as MPIWKRNLFVCWFGMFVTSVGMSQLAPVLPLYIKQLGVQDAGAIAQYSGLAFGITFILSALFSPIWGLAADKYGRKPMLLRASLGMAVVVFSMGFAHNVVELVGLRLLQGIITGYGTACTTLIATQTDKNHAGWALGTLSTAGISGSLLGPLIGGFLEMNFGLKYVFFITGGMLMIAFVTTLLFVKEDFVREPKKKVPGMKEVWKLVPEKSLTVTMFVTYFILTVALYSVEPVVTVYVEKLSGSSGHVALLAGLTFSASGLANIVAAPRLGKLSDRIGAHKVMLFALIASGLLFIPQAFVGNVWELMGLRFLFGLAAGGLMPSVSVLVKKITPSALTGRVFGFNMSAGYLGVFGGAILGGQVAAYLGVQYVFLITGALLFVNAAWVYWKVYRKLNLRTGMPQGA; from the coding sequence ATGCCGATCTGGAAAAGAAACCTGTTCGTCTGCTGGTTCGGCATGTTCGTCACGAGCGTGGGCATGAGCCAGCTCGCGCCGGTGCTGCCGCTGTATATCAAGCAGCTTGGCGTGCAGGATGCGGGAGCCATAGCGCAATATTCCGGATTGGCCTTCGGGATTACGTTCATCCTGTCCGCGCTGTTCTCGCCGATTTGGGGCCTGGCCGCGGATAAGTACGGACGGAAACCGATGCTGCTGCGGGCGAGTCTGGGCATGGCGGTCGTCGTGTTCAGCATGGGCTTCGCGCATAATGTGGTTGAGTTGGTCGGCCTTCGTTTGCTGCAAGGCATCATCACAGGGTATGGCACGGCATGCACGACATTGATCGCAACGCAAACCGACAAGAACCACGCGGGCTGGGCGCTCGGCACGCTGTCTACGGCGGGGATTTCAGGCTCGCTGCTCGGACCGCTTATCGGCGGGTTTCTCGAAATGAATTTCGGCTTGAAATACGTGTTCTTCATCACGGGCGGCATGCTGATGATCGCGTTCGTGACGACGCTGCTGTTCGTCAAGGAAGATTTCGTCCGCGAGCCTAAGAAGAAAGTGCCCGGCATGAAGGAAGTGTGGAAGCTGGTGCCGGAGAAGAGCTTGACGGTCACGATGTTCGTCACCTATTTCATCCTCACGGTAGCTTTGTATTCCGTGGAGCCTGTCGTCACCGTCTATGTCGAGAAGCTGTCCGGCAGCAGCGGCCATGTCGCGCTGCTCGCGGGGTTGACCTTCTCGGCTTCGGGCCTGGCCAATATTGTCGCCGCTCCAAGACTGGGGAAGCTGTCGGATCGCATCGGCGCGCACAAGGTCATGCTGTTCGCTTTGATCGCGTCCGGCCTGCTGTTCATTCCGCAGGCTTTCGTCGGCAACGTGTGGGAGCTGATGGGGCTTCGTTTCTTATTCGGCTTGGCGGCAGGGGGGCTCATGCCTTCCGTCAGCGTCCTGGTCAAGAAGATCACGCCGTCGGCGCTGACGGGCAGAGTGTTCGGCTTCAATATGTCGGCGGGGTATCTGGGCGTCTTCGGAGGCGCGATTCTTGGCGGGCAGGTGGCGGCGTATTTGGGCGTGCAGTATGTCTTCTTGATAACCGGCGCGTTGTTATTCGTCAATGCCGCGTGGGTGTATTGGAAAGTCTATCGGAAGCTTAACCTGCGAACGGGGATGCCGCAGGGAGCGTGA
- a CDS encoding VOC family protein gives MSEKIQSKISHFSAIRFVADRKQALDYYAKLGFWCDYEMGFVEREGLHMIVHESDAEHVNAISPNNEIHGPHAVDLFAMVEGIEELYEEFQAKGAVLHYPLRTNDYQMKEFAIKDPEGYTIGFGESLI, from the coding sequence ATGTCGGAAAAAATACAAAGCAAGATCAGCCATTTCTCCGCGATCCGGTTCGTTGCCGATCGCAAGCAGGCGTTAGACTATTACGCCAAGCTTGGCTTCTGGTGCGACTATGAAATGGGCTTCGTCGAGCGCGAAGGCCTCCATATGATCGTTCATGAAAGCGATGCAGAGCACGTGAATGCCATTTCTCCCAATAACGAGATTCATGGCCCGCATGCGGTGGATCTCTTCGCCATGGTAGAAGGCATCGAGGAGCTGTACGAGGAGTTCCAAGCCAAGGGAGCCGTCCTCCATTATCCGCTCCGCACGAACGATTACCAGATGAAAGAGTTCGCGATCAAGGATCCGGAAGGGTATACGATCGGGTTCGGTGAGTCGTTGATCTAA
- a CDS encoding glycoside hydrolase family 172 protein, whose product MFTSLSDLRYVTSKQFTTFDPVTKGKTKNLLPGGPAVTVAESDKPGLISRLWLTFPGWFWRHWDTGSVNDPSTLKKIIIRMYWDGEEFPSVEAPVGDFFGNGHCEFQHYTSRYLGMSSGGFYSYFPMPYEKVRIELQNLHDSIPVEVFFNANYEEYDTLPEGSGRFHCLFRTGRLNAEDPLPLVDIQGRGHYVGCSLSMQGESLNYLSYLEAPEYVYIDTEDREKPTIVGTGLEDYFNGGWYFRDGDFFGELHGVPMKDTLRSMISMYRFHERDAIAFQESFSLAFINPWVGSHLKPYWFSSTAYWYQDRAAALPDKLPVDALMSMYRVRDTDHQSIP is encoded by the coding sequence ATGTTTACCAGCCTGTCAGACCTGCGTTATGTAACGTCCAAGCAATTCACGACCTTCGATCCGGTTACGAAAGGCAAAACCAAAAATCTGCTGCCTGGAGGCCCCGCGGTTACCGTGGCCGAAAGCGACAAGCCCGGCTTGATCAGCCGGTTGTGGCTGACGTTCCCCGGGTGGTTCTGGCGTCATTGGGATACCGGTTCCGTCAATGATCCTTCTACGTTGAAGAAAATCATTATCCGCATGTATTGGGACGGGGAAGAATTCCCTTCCGTCGAAGCGCCCGTCGGCGATTTCTTCGGCAACGGCCATTGCGAATTCCAGCATTACACCTCGCGGTATCTCGGCATGTCGAGCGGCGGCTTCTACAGCTACTTCCCGATGCCGTACGAGAAGGTGCGCATCGAGCTGCAAAATTTGCACGACAGCATTCCGGTCGAAGTGTTCTTCAACGCCAATTACGAAGAATACGACACGCTGCCTGAGGGCTCGGGCCGTTTCCACTGCCTGTTCCGCACGGGCCGGTTGAACGCGGAAGATCCGCTTCCGCTCGTAGACATTCAGGGGCGGGGACATTATGTCGGCTGCAGCCTATCCATGCAAGGAGAATCGCTGAACTATCTCTCCTACCTGGAAGCGCCGGAATACGTCTACATCGATACGGAAGATCGGGAGAAGCCGACAATCGTCGGTACCGGACTCGAAGATTATTTCAACGGGGGCTGGTATTTCCGCGACGGCGATTTCTTCGGCGAGCTGCACGGCGTGCCGATGAAGGATACGCTGCGCTCGATGATCAGCATGTACCGCTTCCACGAACGCGACGCGATCGCGTTCCAAGAAAGCTTCAGCCTCGCTTTCATTAACCCTTGGGTAGGCAGCCACTTGAAACCGTACTGGTTCTCGTCGACGGCTTACTGGTACCAGGACCGTGCAGCGGCGCTGCCGGACAAGCTGCCCGTGGACGCGTTAATGAGCATGTACAGAGTACGCGATACGGATCATCAATCGATTCCATAA
- a CDS encoding twin-arginine translocase TatA/TatE family subunit: MLQNVGFPGLMMILVVVLIIFGPSKLPELGRAVGRTLHEFKASAKELVADNKEEVTESKS; the protein is encoded by the coding sequence ATGTTGCAAAACGTAGGTTTCCCGGGTCTCATGATGATCCTCGTTGTCGTGCTTATTATTTTCGGACCTTCCAAGCTGCCTGAATTGGGCCGTGCGGTCGGACGCACCCTGCATGAATTCAAGGCCTCTGCCAAAGAGCTGGTTGCCGATAACAAAGAAGAAGTCACGGAGAGCAAGTCTTAA